The following coding sequences lie in one Zingiber officinale cultivar Zhangliang chromosome 2B, Zo_v1.1, whole genome shotgun sequence genomic window:
- the LOC122048369 gene encoding uncharacterized protein LOC122048369 has product MSCSDEEKVELAAYHLRDQAVTWWEMQKTIFGEQRITWAMFRDAFERQYFPATFCLARRQEFLNLKQGDRSVMEYNAEFCRLAEFCPHLVVQDYDRMQQFTQGLAAYIRLRMSGFPGSSYREVLDHALFIEMTQQQVNQEKGHDKQSSQKRGNKGQSSQATTGGSSRPRKSGRTSDGTSHPPQHDWKKDRSGSRCTVGGY; this is encoded by the exons ATGAGTTGTTCAGATGAAGAGAAAGTGGAATTGGCTGCGTATCATCTCCGGGACCAGGCAGTCACATGGTGGGAGATGCAGAAGACAATCTTTGGGGAACAGCGCATCACATGGGCGATGTTCCGGGATGCTTTTGAGCGGCAGTATTTTCCAGCCACATTCTGTTTAGCTCGACGCCAGGAATTCCTGAATCTCAAGCAGGGTGATCGATCGGTGATGGAGTACAACGCTGAATTCTGCAGATTGGCTGAGTTTTGCCCTCATTTGGTGGTGCAGGATTATGACCGGATGCAGCAGTTCACCCAGGGTTTAGCAGCATATATTCGGCTCAGGATGTCAGGATTTCCAGGTAGCTCCTACCGAGAAGTTTTGGATCATGCACTGTTTATCGAGATGACTCAGCAGCAGGTAAATCAGGAGAAAGGCCATGATAAGCAGTCGTCACAAAAGAGAGGGAACAAAGGTCAGAGTTCACAGGCTACCACGGGAGGTTCTTCTCGGCCGCGGAAGTCAGGGCGGACGTCTGATGGAACATCTCATCCTCCTCAGCATGATTGGAAGAAAGATAGATCTGGATCCAGAT GCACAGTTGGAGGCTACTAA